Proteins co-encoded in one Polyangiaceae bacterium genomic window:
- a CDS encoding ATP-binding protein, which translates to MATSRSSNPPRHLSRVEALAQLARLGQRTLESPAQLRELAGLARRAVGARTFAVAAFVGNEVVSCTSGSDQHQLSRWTAHTLGEFDAQQRDVRSRIEQRAPTGTRVSAVMSSTRLLGVVAARGFRSRDSDERQAIMVSAVADLLVPALSSPRTPSALRVCDATVSALGSSLASTRATLDAKSAFRAIARAFQDVIPLSKMSIVIRDENASYRRFAAFDENGASVSCSAADISSLERQAMETGRAVYSDDVAAEADQSLRDLSECGLSSVVAVPLGARGRPYGALLIAEPASRAHDAFTLEVIEAISKQLSPLIADFVEEDHDPALDELRERLVRSEQLASVGQLAAGVAHEVNNPLSVILSNLQTLAGRARRADRVDADEVNEIASESIDAVQRIAAAVEDLRAFARMDRGQRVDLDLNDVVRDAARIAKNEIRHRASLSLELGAIPPVRGDRMQLTQVVMNLLVNAAQAFDQAPARENRVRVTTFTQGERICVAVQDNGVGIADASRIFEPFFTTKRDVGTGLGLSVAADIALRHKGLIEVESEAGAGSRFVLSLPLQSGLSVKQASAPPSALRAHYRARVLIVDDEPSILRAFQRLLRDRHEVVTAPGGKEALQLVAGDQQFDVILCDVMMPDVDGVAFYEGLQKTAPPLQRRVVFCTGGEFTERARSFLTRIERPVLNKPVDAQVLLDTIARMLVESNVYVPGGLRSNG; encoded by the coding sequence GTGGCAACTTCGCGCTCTTCCAACCCTCCGCGCCACCTCTCACGGGTGGAAGCACTGGCGCAACTAGCCCGACTCGGCCAGCGAACCCTCGAATCCCCAGCACAACTGCGGGAGCTCGCCGGTCTGGCTCGCCGCGCCGTGGGGGCGAGAACCTTCGCGGTCGCCGCATTCGTTGGCAACGAGGTCGTCAGCTGCACGAGCGGCTCCGACCAGCATCAGCTGTCGCGCTGGACGGCTCACACCCTTGGCGAATTCGACGCCCAGCAGCGCGACGTTCGCTCGCGGATCGAACAGCGCGCGCCGACGGGCACCCGCGTGTCGGCGGTGATGTCCAGCACTCGACTCCTCGGAGTAGTGGCCGCGCGTGGCTTTCGTTCACGAGATTCCGACGAGCGCCAGGCGATCATGGTGAGCGCGGTGGCGGATCTGCTCGTGCCAGCCCTTTCGTCGCCGCGAACCCCCAGCGCACTTCGCGTTTGTGACGCGACCGTATCGGCGCTTGGGTCGAGCTTGGCCAGCACACGTGCGACGCTCGACGCAAAGTCGGCGTTTCGCGCCATCGCGCGTGCGTTTCAGGACGTGATTCCGCTGTCCAAGATGAGCATCGTGATTCGCGACGAAAACGCGAGCTATCGGCGGTTTGCGGCCTTCGACGAAAACGGAGCGAGCGTGAGCTGCTCGGCAGCGGACATCTCGAGCCTGGAGCGTCAGGCGATGGAGACGGGGCGCGCCGTCTACTCCGACGACGTAGCAGCGGAAGCGGATCAGAGCCTGCGCGATCTATCCGAGTGTGGACTCAGCTCGGTGGTGGCCGTTCCCCTTGGTGCACGCGGGCGGCCCTACGGTGCGCTGCTGATCGCTGAGCCCGCAAGCCGCGCTCACGACGCCTTCACCCTCGAAGTCATCGAGGCCATCTCCAAGCAACTCTCGCCGCTGATCGCTGACTTCGTCGAGGAGGACCATGACCCGGCGCTGGACGAACTGAGGGAGCGGTTGGTTCGCAGCGAGCAACTTGCATCCGTCGGCCAGCTCGCGGCCGGCGTCGCGCACGAGGTCAACAACCCGCTGAGTGTGATCTTGTCCAACTTGCAGACCCTCGCCGGGCGAGCTCGGCGTGCGGACAGAGTAGACGCAGACGAGGTGAACGAGATCGCGTCGGAGAGCATCGATGCGGTGCAGCGCATCGCTGCTGCGGTCGAGGACTTGCGTGCTTTTGCTCGCATGGATCGCGGGCAGCGCGTCGACTTGGATCTCAATGACGTCGTGCGGGATGCCGCCCGCATCGCCAAAAACGAGATCCGCCACCGCGCGAGCCTCTCCCTGGAACTGGGTGCAATTCCGCCGGTGCGAGGCGACCGAATGCAGCTGACTCAGGTCGTGATGAACCTGCTAGTCAACGCTGCGCAGGCCTTCGACCAGGCGCCAGCGCGCGAGAATCGAGTCCGCGTCACGACGTTCACCCAAGGCGAGCGCATCTGCGTCGCGGTGCAAGACAACGGCGTCGGTATCGCGGACGCTTCGCGCATCTTCGAGCCCTTCTTCACGACCAAACGCGACGTGGGCACGGGTCTAGGCCTCTCCGTTGCCGCGGACATTGCCCTGCGGCACAAGGGGCTGATCGAAGTGGAGAGCGAAGCAGGGGCGGGCAGTCGCTTCGTGCTGAGTCTCCCGCTTCAGTCTGGCCTCAGCGTCAAGCAGGCTTCAGCGCCGCCCTCGGCGCTGCGTGCCCACTATCGAGCCAGGGTGCTGATTGTGGACGACGAACCGTCCATCCTGCGCGCCTTCCAGCGCTTGCTGCGCGATCGCCACGAGGTGGTGACGGCGCCGGGTGGCAAAGAAGCGCTGCAGTTGGTGGCGGGCGACCAGCAGTTCGACGTCATCCTGTGCGACGTGATGATGCCCGACGTCGATGGCGTGGCGTTCTACGAAGGCCTACAAAAGACGGCTCCCCCCTTGCAGCGTCGAGTAGTGTTCTGCACCGGCGGCGAGTTCACGGAGCGAGCCCGGAGCTTTCTCACGCGAATCGAGCGGCCCGTGCTGAACAAGCCCGTGGACGCCCAGGTCCTGTTGGACACGATTGCGCGCATGCTGGTCGAGTCGAACGTGTATGTGCCGGGTGGCCTGCGCAGCAACGGCTGA
- a CDS encoding sigma 54-interacting transcriptional regulator, with amino-acid sequence MSESGDRPTLAGSRLHTLQQLAQAVAIPRLELAIEAEDGREVGRSVVLEGDALRIGSHPSNDLVLDDPMVSRFHCRLTRGDASWTLSDTGSLNGTSLDGVRVRDADLPRPMCRIHLGGSRVRVRELGSEAVEEIPAWSSFGELYGEAIAMRQLFVMLDRVSRSDSTVLIEGESGTGKELAATEIVRRGARSAAPFIIVDCSAISPNLIESELFGHTKGAFTGADRTRVGAFEAAHGGTIFLDEVGEMPLDMQPKLLRALEAREIRRTGENEARKIDVRVIAATNRSLEREVNRGRFREDLYFRLSVVTVRMPPLRRRLDDLELLIRVILRSLNAEEAGHLFTHNVLADMRRHEWPGNVRELRNYVERSVVLEQAAPASERRSGTSMLPPRPTSHAPAGTDLDQPFRVAKEQVVFEFEQRYLKALLDWAGGNVSKAARKAKMDRMYLYRLLQRHDLRGSSRIDE; translated from the coding sequence GTGTCGGAGTCTGGAGATCGCCCCACCCTGGCGGGTTCGCGCCTGCACACCCTGCAGCAGTTGGCGCAAGCGGTCGCCATTCCTCGCCTGGAGCTGGCGATCGAGGCGGAGGACGGGCGCGAAGTCGGTCGCTCGGTGGTTCTGGAAGGCGATGCCCTCCGCATAGGTTCTCATCCTTCCAACGACTTGGTGCTCGATGATCCCATGGTCTCGAGATTCCACTGCCGACTCACACGCGGGGATGCCAGCTGGACCCTTTCCGATACCGGGTCGCTGAACGGAACGAGCTTGGACGGCGTCCGCGTGCGGGACGCCGACTTGCCCCGCCCGATGTGTCGCATCCACCTTGGTGGCTCCCGCGTGCGCGTGCGCGAGCTCGGCTCCGAAGCGGTGGAGGAGATTCCGGCGTGGTCCAGCTTCGGTGAGCTCTACGGCGAGGCCATCGCCATGCGCCAGCTGTTCGTCATGCTCGACCGCGTGTCGCGCAGTGACTCCACGGTACTCATAGAAGGCGAAAGCGGCACTGGCAAGGAGCTGGCGGCGACCGAAATCGTGCGCCGCGGTGCACGAAGCGCCGCTCCTTTCATCATCGTGGACTGCAGCGCCATCTCTCCGAACTTGATCGAGAGCGAGCTGTTTGGGCACACCAAGGGAGCCTTCACGGGTGCGGACCGGACCCGCGTCGGGGCCTTCGAAGCGGCCCATGGCGGCACCATATTCCTCGACGAGGTCGGCGAGATGCCCTTGGACATGCAGCCCAAGCTGCTCAGGGCGCTGGAAGCTCGCGAGATTCGCCGCACGGGGGAGAATGAGGCGCGCAAGATCGACGTACGCGTCATCGCCGCCACGAACCGCAGCCTGGAACGGGAAGTGAACCGCGGCCGCTTTCGCGAAGACCTGTATTTTCGGCTCAGCGTCGTCACGGTCCGAATGCCGCCCTTGCGCCGCCGCCTGGACGACCTGGAACTCTTGATTCGCGTGATCTTGCGCTCGCTGAACGCAGAAGAGGCCGGGCACCTGTTCACCCACAATGTGCTGGCGGACATGCGTCGCCACGAGTGGCCGGGCAACGTCCGCGAGTTGCGCAACTACGTCGAGCGTTCCGTCGTGCTCGAACAGGCGGCGCCCGCTTCCGAGCGGCGGTCAGGAACGTCGATGCTTCCACCGAGACCAACCTCTCATGCGCCCGCTGGCACCGACCTCGACCAACCGTTCCGAGTGGCGAAAGAGCAAGTCGTGTTCGAGTTCGAGCAGCGCTATCTGAAGGCGCTACTCGACTGGGCGGGGGGCAACGTGAGCAAGGCGGCGCGCAAGGCCAAGATGGATCGCATGTACTTGTATCGCCTGCTTCAGCGCCACGACTTGCGAGGCAGTTCGCGCATCGACGAGTAG
- a CDS encoding sigma 54-interacting transcriptional regulator, with amino-acid sequence MSDHTIPIEPSHSLLRSISVEVLAPSAARGSVKGDLVRVGSAQGNDLVISDGTVSRFHLEIRRDGGKIRVTDLGSTNGTRAGDVSFHASSVWLTPGASVSLGQAELRVSDGELLAPQSAPPSFGGLVGKSPALSRLCVRAHKVAQSEVPILLIGESGTGKEVVARAIATESPRKGQPFVTVDCAALSPTLFSSELFGHERGAFTGAERQHIGAFERAHGGTVFLDEIGELTPELQAALLGVLERGKLRRLGGQKDIDVDVRIVSATHRDLREAVNTGSFRLDLFYRIAVVLLEVPPLRERAADIPELVRHFVREAGSTAAVERLFPKDAMERLQAHRWPGNVRELRNVVLGALALGETEQVLRTGASALGLSELAEQVDELSFRDAKQRIVDAFEARYITRLLERSAGNVRQAARDARMDRSYLMELIRRHGLK; translated from the coding sequence ATGTCGGACCACACCATTCCGATCGAGCCGAGTCACTCTTTGCTGCGCTCCATCTCGGTGGAGGTACTGGCTCCATCGGCCGCTCGGGGCTCCGTCAAAGGCGACCTTGTGCGCGTCGGCAGCGCACAAGGCAACGACCTGGTGATTTCCGACGGCACCGTTTCCAGGTTTCATCTGGAAATCCGTCGCGACGGGGGCAAGATCCGCGTGACCGATCTCGGCTCGACCAACGGCACCCGCGCCGGCGACGTCAGTTTTCACGCATCGAGCGTGTGGCTCACGCCCGGAGCGTCGGTGAGCCTGGGGCAGGCCGAGTTGCGCGTCAGCGACGGAGAGTTGCTCGCACCCCAAAGCGCTCCGCCCAGTTTCGGCGGCCTCGTGGGCAAGAGCCCCGCGCTGAGCCGACTGTGTGTGCGGGCGCACAAGGTCGCTCAGTCGGAAGTCCCGATTCTGCTCATTGGCGAGTCAGGTACGGGCAAGGAGGTGGTGGCACGTGCCATTGCGACGGAGAGCCCGCGCAAGGGCCAACCCTTCGTCACCGTCGACTGCGCGGCCTTGTCGCCCACACTTTTCTCCAGCGAGCTCTTCGGGCACGAGCGGGGGGCGTTTACCGGAGCGGAGCGGCAGCACATCGGTGCCTTCGAGCGCGCCCACGGCGGAACAGTCTTCCTCGACGAGATCGGTGAGCTGACTCCCGAGCTGCAGGCTGCACTGCTCGGTGTGCTGGAGCGCGGCAAGTTGCGTCGGCTCGGAGGGCAGAAGGACATCGACGTGGATGTGCGCATCGTCTCGGCCACGCACCGCGACCTCCGCGAAGCGGTCAACACGGGAAGCTTTCGCCTGGACCTGTTCTATCGCATTGCCGTGGTGCTGCTGGAGGTGCCGCCGCTGCGCGAACGCGCGGCGGACATCCCCGAACTCGTGCGTCATTTCGTGCGTGAGGCGGGCAGCACTGCTGCGGTCGAGCGGCTTTTTCCCAAGGATGCCATGGAGCGACTGCAAGCCCATCGCTGGCCGGGGAACGTACGGGAGTTGCGCAACGTCGTGTTGGGAGCGCTGGCGCTTGGCGAAACGGAGCAGGTGTTGCGCACCGGGGCCAGCGCGCTCGGGCTCAGCGAGCTCGCGGAGCAGGTCGACGAGTTGTCCTTTCGGGATGCCAAACAGCGGATCGTGGACGCCTTCGAGGCGCGCTACATCACCCGGCTGCTCGAACGTTCCGCTGGCAATGTTCGCCAAGCGGCCAGAGACGCGCGGATGGATCGCAGCTACTTGATGGAACTCATCCGGCGCCACGGCTTGAAGTGA
- a CDS encoding serine/threonine-protein kinase, which produces MASRTDVDPRLFASEVSSLHGVDIVSPTQPAVRYRLEHVIGRGGFAIACLAMRHAPGSVGPVVLKIWRPSMVLGARELASRALRKEAVALGRLNERVPPSPFVVRLLDTGSVPVDHDGMSIEVPWLAVEYVHGGVEGETLHRRVAYALEQTSHAFDAQRALKVVEHMARGLEEIHAVGVVHRDLKPSNVLCCGSNHDEIFKISDFGIARPAGVESTFGDMALGSPGYIPPEQLHLRDEIGPWTDVFALAGVLYFTLTGQKLFPGRSAVDAVLLANDATRPSVRAHPTLAPEIARQERACAALDACILRATAADPRKRTPSAQAFAAEVANVLASEPASTRSQRRWTTSIESARRRQTQSAPQFERRAPSVDGWVVLDCAWDGDGRCLAATTAGLRFFDGQAWSAALHEGYRPLSVSRRAPGSFLFVDQSSGVFELDAEGVRPLIEPDPNLGRIALVDGDPGDLAAVALRTVDGAWALSARVSRRWARPVPLVGAALIAGLSRIADQRWLVVGRSTSGGGYAAAVDPLAMTADFPRRAPAAALVQAAASRAAGSALAVGPRGQLLACAGGVFTDRTLVGEPNLSAVALDVLGNEWVAGARGIWFGVAHSGRLTQVLQAPVDAAPIVSLYADVGRVLAVAADGGVFAGRLELS; this is translated from the coding sequence TCGACATCGTGAGCCCGACTCAGCCCGCGGTGCGCTATCGCCTCGAGCACGTCATCGGACGCGGCGGCTTTGCCATCGCCTGTCTCGCCATGCGTCACGCGCCGGGGTCCGTCGGCCCAGTGGTGCTCAAGATCTGGCGCCCCAGCATGGTGTTGGGAGCGCGAGAGCTTGCCTCCCGGGCGTTGCGCAAAGAAGCAGTCGCATTGGGGCGCCTCAACGAGCGGGTCCCGCCGTCGCCCTTCGTCGTCCGGCTGCTGGACACGGGCAGCGTTCCCGTCGACCACGACGGAATGAGCATCGAGGTGCCCTGGCTCGCGGTCGAGTACGTGCACGGAGGCGTGGAAGGCGAAACGCTCCATCGACGCGTGGCCTACGCCCTCGAACAGACCAGCCATGCCTTCGACGCGCAGCGAGCCCTCAAGGTCGTCGAGCACATGGCGCGGGGGCTGGAGGAGATCCACGCAGTCGGCGTCGTTCACCGCGACCTCAAGCCCAGCAACGTGCTCTGCTGTGGCAGCAACCATGACGAGATCTTCAAGATCTCGGATTTTGGCATCGCCCGGCCCGCCGGCGTGGAGTCCACCTTCGGCGACATGGCGCTTGGATCGCCGGGCTACATCCCGCCGGAACAACTGCATCTGCGTGACGAAATCGGGCCCTGGACGGACGTATTCGCCCTGGCCGGCGTGCTGTACTTCACCCTCACGGGTCAGAAGCTCTTTCCCGGGCGCTCGGCGGTGGACGCCGTGCTGCTAGCCAACGATGCCACGCGGCCCAGTGTGCGCGCACACCCCACCCTGGCTCCGGAGATCGCGCGCCAGGAGCGAGCTTGCGCGGCGCTGGACGCGTGCATCCTGCGCGCAACCGCCGCCGATCCGCGGAAGCGCACGCCCTCTGCGCAGGCGTTCGCGGCAGAGGTCGCCAACGTGTTGGCTTCGGAGCCGGCTAGCACGCGTTCCCAGCGACGTTGGACGACGAGCATCGAGAGTGCGCGCCGCCGACAGACGCAGAGCGCGCCTCAGTTCGAACGGCGCGCTCCGAGTGTGGATGGCTGGGTCGTGCTCGACTGCGCTTGGGATGGCGACGGCCGCTGCCTGGCTGCCACGACTGCAGGGCTGCGTTTCTTCGATGGGCAAGCGTGGAGCGCCGCTTTGCACGAAGGCTATCGCCCCCTCAGCGTGTCGCGCCGAGCCCCTGGAAGTTTTCTTTTCGTCGACCAAAGCAGCGGCGTGTTCGAATTGGACGCCGAGGGTGTTCGCCCGCTGATCGAGCCTGACCCCAACTTGGGACGGATCGCCTTGGTCGACGGAGACCCCGGCGATTTGGCGGCGGTGGCGCTTCGCACGGTGGACGGCGCATGGGCGCTTTCAGCGCGCGTGAGCCGGCGCTGGGCCCGACCCGTGCCGCTGGTCGGCGCTGCGTTGATCGCCGGCCTTTCACGAATCGCAGATCAACGCTGGCTGGTGGTGGGCCGCAGCACCAGCGGCGGGGGCTACGCAGCGGCGGTCGATCCCCTGGCGATGACCGCCGACTTTCCGCGGCGCGCTCCCGCGGCCGCCCTCGTTCAGGCCGCCGCCAGCCGCGCCGCGGGTAGTGCTCTGGCGGTGGGACCGCGGGGCCAGCTGCTAGCCTGTGCGGGCGGCGTTTTCACGGATCGCACGTTGGTCGGGGAGCCCAACCTCTCCGCCGTTGCCCTCGATGTGCTGGGCAACGAGTGGGTTGCAGGGGCACGGGGCATCTGGTTTGGCGTGGCACACAGTGGCCGCCTCACCCAGGTGCTCCAGGCGCCGGTGGACGCGGCGCCGATCGTGTCGCTCTACGCGGACGTCGGGCGCGTATTGGCAGTGGCTGCGGACGGCGGCGTGTTTGCTGGGCGTCTCGAGTTGAGTTGA